CAAGGATTCACGGACTCTTTTCTTCTCGCAGGGACAACCTTCCAAGAGTTGCCTGAAGATACAGAGACTACTTAAAAAGATATGTGATACAGCGACCACTTCTAGCATTTTAGTCATCCCTTCCCGTAACATTCAATCAAAGTTTAGGGACTTCCACTTCTCTTCTGAAGCAAGATACACGAAATTAACCACTTTCGTCATGTAAGTACCTCTGCAACGCCATTGAACAGCTCATATTAGTGCGATTTTGCCTGAAAATATGTCCATTTAAGCAAGATGGACACCACCATTCGAATTTGAATTATGATGAAATCTCATATTATCAGGTATATAAAATGTAAAGGAAGTACATAAATTAACATCCAGGGGAAGGCTGCGGGTTGCTTGGATCCGGCACTCCTGCACGCAAAACGCAAACCATGAAGATGTCGGAGTAAATCGCAAAAAAATTGCGTGAGAAACAATTGATGCTACAGGAAATTAAGGAGATtattcaaaagaggaaaaaaaagaaatgagagatCTTCACCACGCCCGCATCGGCTACGGGGAACGGCTTGGAGGATTATGAAATGAAGGACCAGAACCATGAAACCGCGCAAAAATTTCCCAAGCGAAGGAGACCAAGCAATAGCCTTGGGTGCCATTTCTTTCCCcttccttttcccttcttttgccctttttcacgtacccccttctttctttcttaagaTGCGTAGTAAGCTTGGTTTCTTCAGAGCTCCATGGCTGCTTATATAAGCAAAATGATGTACGTTTGGTGCTTGGACTTTGCTAAATCTACGTGTGAAACGGGACTTAAAAAATCGAGGTTTATGCCAAAAGTCTTTTGCCTATGAATTTTCTCATCTGACCATAATACGCTCTTTGTAATTCCGGAGTTGCAGCTGCCGTCTATGACTGCAATTCGAGAATTAATGAGAAGTTGCTGTCCGATGTCCAGTTTCGTAGTCCGAGTCTTCACGGTAATTCAAACTTGGAACATACTGTGCGACTTCTATTCATCATGTGCATTGTAGTTAGCCCTATTCACATTGTGCATTATATTTAGTAAGGTTTCCTTGTTTAATATTGCGCATTCATCTTGCATGAAAATATAAGACACCGGGACCCCaagagtgccaaaagttggcacgaATGGACATTTAACtgtcaaaagttacaaaagtgacacttcagtgtcaaaattggagtaaaatggatcatttagtgtgcttttgtttgtgtttctgttcaaaaagtATTCCagggaacataaatagaaaaaattatttctgttccagggaacaatttttgaccagaaagacgcgtttagtaaacttatttaaggaataaaaaatgaatagaaacacgtttagtaaatttatattctttttttgtttattttaatttttaatatttttattttatttttacttttttcctttttttttttttttttttttttttttcttcttttggccgatacgacaaggccgagcctcgccttggctaagCGAACTTGGCCTCGTCCAGATTCAATGAGGCCgagtgtcgccggcccctagcgaggctcggcctcgccaaatcttgGCGACCttaagctcgcccggccaaggcgaggctgagccttgctaggggccggcgacgctccggcgagatcgccggccctcgacggccagtcgccgaccatggccgaggccggcgaccggccaaagaaaaagaagaagaaaagaagaagaaaaaagagaagaaaagaaacgagagagaaaaatgttcttcaaaagtgtttacGGAACAAAAAAACtaccttttttttctcattccgttccaattttgttccgggaacaaaaaacggattttgaacaaaaacgcaaacaaatgcgttttgttcttttttttgttcccgggaacaaaaaaacagaaaatctgttcataaacagaaaaagagaacataaacatgcacgcccttaagtgccaatccggccaaaatgctgatgtgCACAATTTCCGGCGAAACGGGACTTAAAAAATCGAGGTTTATGCCGAAAGTCTTTTGCCTATGAATTTTCTCATCTGACCATAATATGCTCTTTGTATTTCCAGAGTTGCAGCTGCCGTCTATGACTGCAATTCGAGAATTAATGAGAAGTTGCTGTGCGAGTCTTCATGGTAATTCAAACTTGGAACATACTGTGCGACTTATGTTCATCATGTGCATTGTAGTTAGCCCTATTCACATTGCGCATTATATTTGGTAAGGTTTCCTTGTTTAATATTGCACATTCATCTTGCACGAAAATATAAGACACCGGAACCCCCAGAGTGCTAAAAGTTAGCATGAATGGACACTTAactgccaaaagttacgaaagtgacacttcagtgtcaaaattggagtaaaattgatcatttaagtgtcaatctGGCTAAAATGCTGATGTGCACAATTTTCGGCGAAATAAGTGTAAAACGGTATCGTTTTGTACGCTGACATAGCTAGAcaatgcaaaaacgatgtcgttttgatacgatgtgaaaaaaaaattaattaaattaaattaaaaataatttatttaaaaattttatttaaaaaaaaaaaaaaaaaagagggaggcgcttgagggccgagccctcgtcACCGCTGCCTCCCCGCCCCCACCGGGAAGGGCCAGTGACAaggggggagggttggccggggtcaTCAGGCCCTGGCTAGGAGTTGGCGACCTTGGCCGATTGGCAGCGAGGGTCATGGCCCTCGTCCAAATCCGGCGAGAGTCGGTAGCCCTAGCCGATGGCGGCCCTTGGTTCGATAAATCATGATATCAGAGCTCAGTTACCAACAAATCTGGTCAGTTGCTAACAAGTCTGAATCTAATAGTCGATCAGGAGATAGAGGTTGGGGCTATTGCGGAAGGTTTGAGCTAATTTTTGGAATGAGAGAGGGTCAAACCACCTATCATCACCCATTTACTTATTAATGTTGTTTGTTTTCGGTAGAACATTACTGAGtagttcatcatcatcataaaaagaacatgcagaCATGACTTCGATCGCTGACGACCTTGGTTCCAACCCGTTCAACCATGATCTATTTGTGCACTGACTATAATTTCTCAGGGGTGCTCCATATAAAGAAAACACGTAATCCAAGAATGACTTAACACTTTGTCAACTTCCAAGACGAACACAGACTACTAAATTCAAGTCAACCCAAATTTCGGGACTTTTACTTTTCCTGGAGCAAGACAGATGAAGCCAATCGCTCCATCATTTAAGTACAAGTACCTCCTCCTGCAGCGACAATAAACATTTAATTAGTCTCTGCATATTCCTGACAATTAGCCTTAACGACAGTCGTTTTAACTCGGATTATGGCAAAATGTCATATAAACTGGGAGCATATGTTATGAACGTAAACATACATATACCCGGTATTCCTGCACCATTTACAACTACGTTCCACATATCCAGATTTGCGGCCTTGATGTATGATTTCATTCTTTACTTTCATTGACCATAGTTGCTTCCGTCAAAGTGCAGTGGCTTATTGGGAGCTTGAGTATCGTTGGTAAAGAAGCTGCGAAGGTTAGCCATGATAGAGGATCTTTATAATCAGAAAAAATATACTTCAAACAACGAGCAAcaaagctttgataccaattgttggtgGCTAACAATACCTAGAGGGGctaaataagttatttttgaactTTGGTGATCTTTTACGGAAATTAGCTAATCACTAAATAAAGATCATCTCAACTAATGTTTAAGAAAAAGGGTGTTAACCAACAACATGCAAATGTATGTAGAAAGAAAATAGTGGCACAGAGAGAGTTATAGTGATTTGGCTTTATACACAAGTTGACATCCACTCTTCAAACTAACAACCTCAAGACAAGCTGGATTTCACTAGCAATTTGCTTGGAAAAGTATAAATAGCtagcactattttttttttcatgatagaTACCATTATCTAGACTTAGCTGCTACTCTTATATTTGTATACTTAATTCTTTGCACAGTTACTAAACAGCACGATTATCAAAATAGTATGATAAAGAGCTTATAGTTAAGAAACACAACAAAAAGCAAACTTCTTGATTTTTATGTCGCACACACTCTTATGACTTTTTGGGGTCTTCTCTTTTATATACTTCTTCAATCTATTCATTAAAGATGAATTAGAGAAGCAGATAGCCATTGGAGAGTTTCCGTTAAGCTATTGTTTAGGGATGTTGCCGCCTATATAGTATCTTTCCTTCAACCTTTGCAAACTAACCAAAAATGGCAACTATTGCTATCTTCTCACTACAGTCTCTGACTGCCTTGTCAAACGACCCAGCTACTCTGCTATATGCTTTATCTAGATTCAGCTACTATGCGAATCCAGGTCTTTCAACAGCTACTTAGCTAACACCAACAAACATCATCAGATGTACTTGATTGTTACAACACCATCGACTCAATCTTTATAACTTTGACACAAACATCATCAACTACTAATCTTTCAAGTTAAATAGTATTGTTTGCTATAACAGGACATTTGCGAACTTCTTTCCAATGAATCACAGCATGGATATTGCACAATCCTTTAGTCCAATTCTATGCATGCATTATAGTAATTAATATACTAATAATAGTTTGAACATCATTAAAATCACTTGAAGATGTTTCTCCAACAATAATGAGTATAGCGACAATGGAGGCATAGTGGTGGATAGTGAGAGAAGAAAGGGAGAGCGAGGGGTGGGAAAGGGTGGTGTCATCAAGTGGCATGAAGTAGAGGTGGGAGAGGGTGAGACTAGGAGTGAGGATGGGTATGGTGACGACAAGGCGGAGCGAGAGTGGAGGCATGGTGGgggtggagggagagagagagagagaacatacCTTGAGATGTGTAAGAGTTTTTGGACATGAAAAGACATCACGTGGAGAGAATGAGATTGAGAGCTTTTAaggtttttgaaattttaacataaaaattaaaaatatatgtatCCATCTGTTTCGAGTGGATGAATGAGTGATTTCATACCTAAAACTAGAAATTGAATTAGAACTCACCGgtttcaataaattaaaatcgAGAACTGGGCTAGTTCCCATGAAAACCGCCGATTCAATCTGGTTCCAAGCGATCAAGGCAATTCTAATTCTTTTGCATACCCCTAATCAATTATAAAGAGAATCTATCAACCAGAAAGAGATGGAGAATAATACATCATATCGACCAACAACATGAAAATGACGAATTTATTTGATAGACAAGTCCTGTCACTAGTATTGAAAAGAAGTATAGCGGAAACAACATGTGTGGCGTACTCTCATCCATACATTAACTAGGGCTGTCTCAATCCCTCTCTTATTTTGGTTTCTAATCGCAATCATAGACTCCACTCTCCTTAATTCAATATAAAGTAAGCCACAACCAATCGCAAGCCAATTTGTTGTCTTCGAGGATGATTGCAGTGAACACTTGAAATGATCTATGAAGTCTCGTTACTAGCTTTCAAAATAGTCAACTTGTGATGCACAATTTATAGCATTATTCGATGGTCGATAGCACGATAAAATCCCAGTGCGAACGCGGAGTTTATGTGAACAAAGAATGATTGAGACTTATAACTTACATATTGAATTGTGTGGACACTGAAGTCCAAAACCATATACACTGGAAATGAACCACGCGACGCACGTGATCTTAATTTGGCAAGTCTAGTCAAGCATCGGTCTGGTTCTCGTTCTTGTTACATTACTTTTCTGGTTAAACATCATTTGCCCATGTCAAAAAACTAGAAATATCGGACGTGCTTTATAAAAGGGTTCCGTGTTTCTGAAACCACACAGCCGAAAAATGACTGGAAAATCAATGGCGAAGTCTATTTCCTCCTTCCTCACCAGAGTTCTCTTTGGAAGAACCAAAGCAACCGCCAACATCGATGCAAAACCGACCCAAATGTTCGCCAATATTGCCAAAACATCCCTCGAAGGCTTCTCTTCAGAAACGCTCGTCTTCGACTTCGAGGGCACGCTCCTTCGGTCCTCTTCCCTCTTCCCTTACTTCATGCTCGTGGCCTTCGAAGCAGGAGGCTTCTTGAGAACTCTCGTGTTGCTTCTCGCATACCCTTTCGCATGCATGCTCAATCAAGAAACGATGCTCCGCGTGATGGTGTTCATATGCTTTGTTGGAGTCAGGAGAGAGAGCTTTAGGCTCGGAAGCACGGTTTTGCCCAAGTTCTTCTTGGAAGACTTGGGCCACGAGGCCTTCGATGGCGTGATGGGTTTCGGGCGAAGAGTGGTGTTCACAAGGTTGCCGAGGATCACGGTGGAGGATTTCTTGAAAGAGTGGCTGGGGGTCGACACGGTGGTGGGAGGAGAAGTAGCGGTGTTCCGAGGGCGGTTCACGGGTTTGATGGAGAAGAACAAGGCAGGACAAGAACTGATTCAGCTTCTTGGTGAGGGAAGATTAATGGGTTCTCGTGCAACTTGTGTCGGATGCTTCAGCAAGCCATGGCCTTTTGACTATCACCAGCTTCTTGCTCACTGTAAGGTAACGGAGAACAACCACGAAACCAACCCATCATCAAAATCACAATTATATATCTAATTTATGCCTTGTTATAGTAATTTTAATACAGAAAATATCGAATCTTGTAATTAAATCAATGcaaaattatcacaaaaataaataatgaacaACAAAAGACACCAGAGATTCATGAAATTCGTTTAGAGTATTGATACCTACTTTACAGGAAGAGTcaacatcaaataattcactataagagttacaatcactcacacttTTAAGTATTTCTCACACCTAAATTAAGTCCAAACCCATaatatttacaaataaacaaCTCAATTGAGTATAAACTCattgcacaaaataaagctctaTATACCACTGAAGGGGAGTGTCCCTCGATCGCACATAAGAGTCAACTTGCACACCCACAGCAACACAAATCACAagtttcaacccaaaaaaaaaaagacatgccGCACACATAATACCCCGTAAGCCGAATAATATTAAACAAGGATGTGTGCCCAAAACGTTGAAATTGGTTAAACCTTGAAGGAAACATCCTATACCGAAATTTTCGGCGAATTGCCCTTTCCTAAGGACAAAGGTCAATTCCTTGCTTTACACGTGCGGCAACAATCGGAACTTTCCTTATTAACGTTGGGTCAGACTTTATTAGCTCTTAATTTCGAAACATAATTTAACACTTGTGATGGATTGATCTTGGACTGAACTTTATTAATTTATTGAACTTTGTCTAGCTCAATGTTTTCGAAAGAAATAATATCAGTCTTTCTTTGCATAACTTACCATATATATCACTTGTGaatcttttttaattatcaaaagtATCATCGTTACagctaatttcatttttcaatatatattagACCGTACATCTTCTTGGTATATCTAGATAATAGGTAGAATTAATTGCAATGCAAAATATAAACATTGGAAGAttgcttattctttttttgtgtgaTTTACAATGCGCCCCGATACATAATTCGcataatttaatagaaaatgacggagtagaaattaacaaaaccttcctgcaacTGTTGCAACAGGAAGTCTACATGGTGAGCCAAGTAGAGAAGAGGAATTGGCAACTCCTCCCAAGAGGGAAATATCCAAAGCCCTTGATCTTTCATGATGGCAAATTGGCCTTCAGACCAACTCCACTTGCCACCCTCGCCATGTTCATGTGGCTTCCGCTTGGCCTCCCTCTCTCCATCCTCAGAATCATTCTCGGCATCCTCTTGCCTTTCTCAATCTCAGGCCCTGTATTGGCCATGATAGGCCTGAAGACCACCGTCTCAAGACCCCAAAACCCTGATTTCGATCCCAATCTACTTGCCAACAGCACAAAGGGCACTCTCTATGCATGCAACCACAAGACCCTTTTGGACCCAATCTTTGTCTCCCATGCCCTCAGCAAGCCCCTCGCTGCGGCCATCTACAGCCTGAGCCCATTCAACGAGGTCATCTCCCCGATCAGGACTGTCCGCCTGGCCAGGGACCACGAGCGGGACAAACAACTTATGCGGCAGGCCCTGACCCGCAGCGACCTCGTGGTGTGCCCCGAGGGGACCACGTGCAGGGAGCCCTACTTACTCAGGTTCAGCCCGTTGTTCACACGAGTGAGCAAGGACATAATCCCCGTGGCTATCGACGTTGGGGTTAGCATGTTCTACGGGTCCACAGCCCGCGGACCCAAATGTTGGGATCCGGTCTTCCATTTCATGAACCCAAACCCGAGCTATACTCTCCAATTCCTTGAGAAATTGACGGCCTCTTGCACATGTGAGGGTGGTGGCAAGTCCGGCGTTGAAGTTGCAAACTATGTGCAGAGCCAGATTGCTAGGGCTCTAGGGTTTGAGTGCACACTCCTCACAAGAAAGGACAAGTACATGGTCCTGGCTGGGAATGATGGGAGAGTAAAAACCGAGAATTGAATGTAAGAGTTTGAAAATCTAGTAGCCTGCTATGACTAGTGATATAAGTCATCGCATCAAAAGGGCTCAAAAGAAACATGAGTAAGTACAATTATGTTGTTACCTTTGGAATAGAGCTGTCAAAATGGGTTACTAAcccatatttataaaaattggtCAGCTCAAATTTGTCATACAGACCGAAATgggttttgataaataaaaaaaaggctcaaaataaatgggtctaaacggatctattatgaaattcattttcaactcatatttatcaataaaaacaaagtaaagtaaattgacccttcttcttctccctccgAAAGGGATCAAAAAATTCCTAGGACGAGAGTTGGGATTTTGGCACCGATTCTATCTCTTATTGCATCTCTAGTACACATCATTCTTAGATAGAATGATGACACATGTTACTAATTTTTTAAGTATCATTATTAAAGTGATAAGTGTCGAGATCCTATGCATTTAACATAGATTGAGACACAAGAAAAGTAGAGGTTATGTATCTGATTGAGACACATGCCTTTGATCCAAAAGtgtgggaaattttttttttttttctgactaGAGATCAAGCCTTGTAACGGTGGGTGGTGATGTTGTAACATTAGTCAAAGATATCTTAGAGAGCTACTATGGAGTGAAAAACTGGAAACAGTAGAATGTGGGGCTTTATGAGCAAAAACTAAGACATGCATAGTACAAGGCAAACCAATTGCACATAGCATACAAACCAGTTCTTGGATGCAGCTCAAGTTGTAAGATCGCTGACTAAAATGCTTGATGTCTAAAATGCTTGATTATGAGAGTATTGAATATGGTATCTTGCCTCATACAAAAGTTCCTGGATAGCTTCTTCGGTTCAAACACATTCTCTCGAAACTAAATCTTCCAATGTGTGAAGTCCATCACTTACACTTTAGATCTTGAACTGTAGATGCACATATCTTAACAAGTAAGAATAACTATTCTGCCGTTCTAAGATAAGGATAGAGGACATTAAATGCATAAATGATTTTACTTTATGAGTCTTTTCTTTACTCTTTTTTGATAGCATGTTTATATAGTCAAGTCATGTTTAACATGGTTTTAATTGGTCATGTTTAATGTAATCAGACCTACATAAACTTCTCTTCATTTCGTGGCATGACAACTTTTATCATCACCATTACTTGTGACCAAGAAGCACGCATTGGCACACATTACTTCAATTCGATTAGagctgaaaaaaattaaaatcaggATGCACGTCCTGCTGGCACTCGAATTCACATAGCACATTCACAGGTAAACCATTCCACAGCATTAAGAACCGGCCAGCGATGTATAAGGAAGCAGACGTGGCGAACATCGACAGCATCAGGCTCGAAATCCACGACCGAGACACCATCCTCGACAGCCAATGATTCGATCCCCTGTTATGCATTGTCTCCTACCTATCCCGTTATCGCAGCGCCGGTCGGTCCTTCAAATTCGACCGCAGgagtggggaaaaaaaagacaattgaTGCCGGCGGAGATCTCCAGCGATGCCAAACTGGGGCGTAGCTCGGGTGAACGGAGATCAGGCCGACGGATCGGGGGCAGGATTCCGAATCAGATCAAGCAGTTGGAGGTATCGCTGGAATCGAGCAGGAGGAACGGAGCTGGTGGATCGTTAGGGTTTGGATATGGCCTGAGCCTGCAGTGGTAACTGCAATCTGGACTGTTGATGCGAACTCGTGAGTCAAAGAGCGAGCAGAGCCCTCCTTGCTGAGGTTCAGCCCGTTGTCCGCACGAGAGAGCGACAGTCCCCATGGCTATCGACGTTGTGTTAGCATGTTCTACGGGTCCACAGTCCACGGACCCAAGTGCTGGGACCCGGTGTTCCCCTTTGaaggttttattagtgatgggcttaaggtccgtccgcccaagttgggcccaaaaagcccggcccacgggaatatggctcgtggatggagggacgtataaaagagagagagagagtgaagacacCTGTTGAAAAAACAGAAAGCGAACGTACGTCTTTTTcttctcacgctctctctctctctcgctttctctcccaaaaaaagaaaacagtgaaGCGCAAAAGGCGAATttgcttcatcggatcgaacagggccaagtttctcttcctctatcggcgtcgatgtttaatctgtggctaaaaagGTACgttcgaatccgtggtgtgctttaggatcggtgatacgtgttgttttccagggctcgtcttccgcattgatttaggggttcaatttagtgtcgaatccacttttcggggatccgttattcccaacattggtatcagagccctagttcacgttttcccgatctgtttgatgttttttgattgatttttcgcaaaaatttTCGGCTGTACGGATcagggcgagaaatcccgacactcgAGCGCTGTTCGtccatttttttgaatttctgtgactcgaaatcgatttctgaaaaCATAGGGTGAAAtggctcgtcgagacgagtctagCAACATGTCGTGtgccgccgggcgacgccgcccgcgcccacacgcgcggccagaagccgctgcgcgtgggcgcgacgcgcccgaagTGCTGGCATCGGCGAACCAGCACGTGCGCGCCGCCAGCCGGCGAAAcgacacgcgccggtcggcggaccgacgcgtgctgatgTCATCATGACGTCACCTAACGGTCGataaccgctgggatgacgtcatcgatgacgtcagcgctgacgacggttggccgggcggtcatCGGCCGAcaacccaacccgacccaacccgcggaCGCCTGGCACGCACCCGGCATGTgtggtcggttcgtccgacccggcccgaccggtccgtccggtccgaccgatCCGATGACggacgaccgacgaccgttgaccattgactgttgacccaaaaaaaaagggaggaaaagaatgtgtttctttttcaattaagtcaatgtggattatttgtgatcccttatttgttctgcatttgttgtagggacggttctgcatttgttgcaggaataATGCCTCCCCtcaggttgcgcacacctattcgcacaattaccgatgaacaaaaggataggctgtctaagttgatagctgagctgactgatcatcgatgggagagtggtgacttaattgatcacgtccttgaagtcaacgggaaaattcaacaggttatatggaatggtcgtcttatgccacagtcagagatggtgcgatttttcataaacattcttccacctgaatggcaagatgtgttgaattgCATATGGGATATCAACAgagctgcttcatataagaaaattgtgatggattttgtaaatgaatattactgcattattacaagggaaaagatcaagaaattgaacaaaagatgatCTTTCCCAGTTCATGTGCTg
The window above is part of the Eucalyptus grandis isolate ANBG69807.140 chromosome 6, ASM1654582v1, whole genome shotgun sequence genome. Proteins encoded here:
- the LOC104449389 gene encoding probable glycerol-3-phosphate acyltransferase 2; protein product: MTGKSMAKSISSFLTRVLFGRTKATANIDAKPTQMFANIAKTSLEGFSSETLVFDFEGTLLRSSSLFPYFMLVAFEAGGFLRTLVLLLAYPFACMLNQETMLRVMVFICFVGVRRESFRLGSTVLPKFFLEDLGHEAFDGVMGFGRRVVFTRLPRITVEDFLKEWLGVDTVVGGEVAVFRGRFTGLMEKNKAGQELIQLLGEGRLMGSRATCVGCFSKPWPFDYHQLLAHCKEVYMVSQVEKRNWQLLPRGKYPKPLIFHDGKLAFRPTPLATLAMFMWLPLGLPLSILRIILGILLPFSISGPVLAMIGLKTTVSRPQNPDFDPNLLANSTKGTLYACNHKTLLDPIFVSHALSKPLAAAIYSLSPFNEVISPIRTVRLARDHERDKQLMRQALTRSDLVVCPEGTTCREPYLLRFSPLFTRVSKDIIPVAIDVGVSMFYGSTARGPKCWDPVFHFMNPNPSYTLQFLEKLTASCTCEGGGKSGVEVANYVQSQIARALGFECTLLTRKDKYMVLAGNDGRVKTEN